A genomic window from Elaeis guineensis isolate ETL-2024a chromosome 3, EG11, whole genome shotgun sequence includes:
- the LOC105042221 gene encoding LOW QUALITY PROTEIN: calcium-transporting ATPase 7, plasma membrane-type (The sequence of the model RefSeq protein was modified relative to this genomic sequence to represent the inferred CDS: inserted 4 bases in 4 codons) has product MDFAAFFLAPGRRITLPHKRWRVAMTVIYSCRTICTLAKKKLHAVLRSPSYIALDIDDADEDRSGSPVFDVDAEVLSTVVKEKRLDDLHRLGGVGGLVGKLASHAEAGIAGGIGDLRRRQEVFGSNTYPKPKPKGFFRFVYEALNDFFLLILIGCAVVSLGFGIKENGIKDGWYDGASIFLAXFLVAVVSSVSNFRQMKRFDKLAGECNNIHANVIRDGRRQDVSIFDIVVGDIVFLKIGDQVPADGVFLEGHSLQVDESSMTGECHPIDIDGQKNPFLTSGVKVVDGYARMLVTAVGMDTTWGEMMSTITRETTEPTPLQERLQKLTSSIGKIGIAVAVLVFAVLTIRYFTGSTIDENGQPKFDKSNVTANGVISAIVEIFQQAVTIIVVAIPEGLPLAVTLTLAFSMKRMMKDHALVRRLSACETMGSVTTICTDKTGTLTLNQMMVTAFWVGGEKVEPGGAASIDTRILRSIHQGVGLNTTGSVYRPNSVSEPEITGSPTEKALLYWAIELGMDTEELXKKFPIIHVEAFNSEKKQSGXLVRENGRVATVTHWKGAAEMILDRCSSYFERNGLIREMDAEKRRKFDLIIKDMAACSLRCIAFAYKESEAEDVHVDEDGAVRKLDDERLTLVGLVGLKDPCRPEVRSAIKSCRNAGVTVKMITGDNVFTARAIAVECGILGDDDCDGLVIEGKEFRNYSTEKRLAMVDRIRVMARSSPFDKLLMVESLKQKGHVVAVTGDGTNDAPALKEADVGLSMGIQGTEVAKESSDIVIMDDNFSTVVTVMRWGRCVYNNIQKFLQFQLTVNIAALVINFVSAIASGEVPLTTVQLLWVNLIMDTMGALALATDRPTKELMKKPPVGRTEPLISNIMWRNLTAQALFQIAVLLVFQFAGKSIFGVSQKINNTIIFNTFVLCQVFNEFNARKLEKKNVFDGIHRNKLFLGIVGVTLILQVMMVELLKRFXGTERLGWGQWGICAGIAAISWPIAWIVKCIPVSSTPISKLLARCKVF; this is encoded by the exons ATGGACTTTGCTGCCTTCTTCCTCGCCCCGGGCCGCCGCATCACCTTGCCACATAAAAGATGGCGCGTGGCGATGACCGTCATCTACTCCTGCCGCACCATCTGCACCCTTGCCAAGAAAAAGCTCCATGCCGTCCTCCGCAGCCCCTCCTACATCGCCCTCGACATCGATGACGCCGATGAAGATCGGAGCGGGTCTCCAGTCTTCGATGTCGATGCCGAGGTCTTATCAACCGTCGTCAAGGAGAAGAGGCTTGATGACTTGCACAGGCTCGGCGGTGTCGGTGGGTTGGTCGGTAAGTTGGCTTCTCACGCAGAGGCTGGCATTGCCGGTGGCATTGGTGATCTTCGTCGGAGACAGGAGGTGTTCGGTTCGAATACGTATCCGAAGCCGAAGCCTAAGGGGTTCTTCCGGTTTGTGTATGAAGCTCTCAATGATTTCTTCCTCCTCATCCTCATTGGTTGTGCTGTGGTCTCGCTTGGATTTGGAATCAAAGAGAATGGCATCAAAGATGGCTg GTACGATGGCGCCAGCATTTTCCTTG TCTTCTTGGTCGCCGTCGTCTCCTCCGTGAGCAACTTCCGCCAGATGAAGCGCTTCGACAAGCTCGCCGGCGAGTGCAACAACATCCATGCCAACGTCATCAGAGATGGCCGCCGGCAGGATGTGTCCATCTTCGACATCGTCGTGGGGGACATCGTCTTCCTCAAGATCGGCGACCAGGTCCCCGCCGATGGCGTCTTCCTCGAAGGCCACTCTCTGCAAGTCGACGAATCCAGCATGACCGGCGAATGCCACCCCATCGACATCGACGGCCAAAAGAACCCCTTCCTCACCTCCGGCGTCAAAGTAGTCGATGGCTACGCCCGAATGCTCGTCACCGCCGTCGGCATGGACACTACTTGGGGAGAGATGATGAGCACCATCACCCGCGAGACCACCGAGCCAACACCGCTCCAGGAGCGGCTCCAGAAGCTGACGTCGAGCATCGGGAAGATCGGAATTGCGGTCGCCGTCTTAGTCTTCGCAGTGCTGACGATCCGCTACTTCACCGGAAGTACCATAGATGAGAACGGCCAGCCAAAGTTCGACAAGAGCAACGTGACAGCCAACGGCGTGATCAGTGCCATCGTGGAGATATTCCAGCAGGCGGTCACCATCATCGTGGTCGCCATCCCTGAAGGTCTTCCCCTGGCGGTGACTCTAACTTTGGCCTTCTCCATGAAGAGGATGATGAAGGATCATGCATTGGTGCGGAGGCTCTCGGCGTGCGAGACGATGGGCTCCGTCACGACCATCTGCACCGACAAAACAGGGACTCTGACGCTGAATCAGATGATGGTCACCGCGTTTTGGGTCGGCGGAGAAAAGGTTGAGCCGGGCGGCGCTGCTTCCATCGATACAAGAATTCTCCGCTCCATCCACCAAGGAGTTGGGTTGAACACGACCGGTAGTGTTTACAGGCCTAACTCTGTTTCGGAGCCAGAGATCACCGGCAGCCCAACAGAGAAAGCACTTCTTTATTGGGCAATTGAGTTGGGGATGGATACCGAGGAGC AAAAGAAGTTTCCAATCATCCATGTCGAAGCCTTCAATTCGGAAAAGAAGCAAAGCG TTCTAGTGAGGGAGAATGGAAGAGTGGCGACGGTCACACATTGGAAAGGAGCTGCAGAGATGATTCTTGATCGGTGCTCGAGCTACTTTGAGAGAAATGGGTTGATTCGAGAAATGGAtgctgagaagaggaggaagttTGATCTCATTATCAAAGACATGGCAGCTTGTAGTCTTAGATGCATCGCCTTTGCCTACAAGGAATCTGAAGCAGAGGATGTTCATGTCGATGAAGACGGAGCAGTTCGAAAGCTTGATGATGAGAGGCTAACTTTGGTGGGATTAGTTGGCCTGAAAGATCCATGCCGGCCCGAAGTGAGATCAGCAATCAAGTCTTGTCGAAATGCGGGAGTCACCGTAAAAATGATAACAGGGGATAATGTCTTCACAGCCAGAGCGATCGCCGTCGAATGTGGAATACTCGGAGACGATGACTGTGATGGACTGGTGATTGAAGGGAAAGAGTTCCGGAACTATTCAACAGAGAAGAGATTAGCAATGGTGGATAGAATTCGAGTGATGGCAAGGTCCTCTCCTTTTGATAAGCTACTAATGGTGGAGTCCTTGAAGCAAAAGGGTCATGTTGTTGCAGTCACTGGAGATGGAACAAATGATGCACCAGCACTGAAGGAAGCTGATGTTGGGCTCTCCATGGGAATCCAGGGTACGGAGGTGGCTAAGGAGAGCTCCGACATCGTAATAATGGATGACAACTTCAGCACCGTCGTCACCGTCATGAGATGGGGAAGGTGTGTCTACAATAACATTCAGAAATTTCTTCAGTTTCAGCTCACAGTGAACATTGCAGCATTGGTCATAAACTTTGTGTCGGCGATCGCTTCCGGTGAAGTTCCATTAACTACTGTGCAACTCCTGTGGGTGAACTTGATCATGGATACGATGGGAGCTCTGGCATTAGCTACCGATAGACCAACAAAGGAATTGATGAAGAAGCCCCCGGTAGGCCGAACCGAGCCACTTATCAGCAACATCATGTGGAGGAACCTCACAGCACAAGCTCTCTTTCAGATTGCAGTTCTACTTGTGTTCCAGTTTGCAGGGAAGTCCATATTTGGAGTGAGTCAAAAGATCAACAACACAATCATCTTTAATACGTTTGTGCTCTGCCAAGTCTTCAATGAATTCAATGCGAGGAAGCTGGAGAAGAAGAATGTGTTTGATGGAATTCATAGGAACAAACTCTTCTTGGGGATCGTTGGAGTGACTTTGATCCTGCAAGTGATGATGGTGGAGCTGCTGAAAAGGT CTGGTACAGAAAGATTGGGCTGGGGACAGTGGGGTATTTGTGCTGGTATTGCGGCCATCTCATGGCCAATTGCTTGGATTGTAAAGTGCATACCTGTTTCTAGCACACCAATCTCTAAACTTCTTGCTCGCTGTAAAGTTTTCTAG